From a single Nostoc edaphicum CCNP1411 genomic region:
- a CDS encoding tyrosine-type recombinase/integrase, whose product MESQKSQSIARRGSVQIKNSNGSLQLVFSHPIVTPTGELKTKRFYLSTRHYDTTLGRHQASTLAATIQRDIDYGEFDASLAKYKPAASLSTVSPITPISPSATPQYDLGELWEKYAEFKKPQVSPSTYAVDYRKYRNHIAKLPTKTLDDAIAIRDYLLANLSANAAKRTLTNINACCDWALKSQLIESNPFQNMAKDIQMPKSESAEYEINPFTKEERDSIIQAFEESKLYNYYAPLVKLLFFTGCRPSEAIALQWKHISDRYITFEQAITISTKGLALKDGLKTQSQRRFPINNQQREILDSIKPENCNPDDFIFRSKKGGIVDFGDFLNHAWKGYKNHRGTHIDGIVTQLVKQGVVSEYRKPYQCRHTFITLCLEADIDAKDVGRWVGNSPEIIYKHYAGNKRNLQVPEL is encoded by the coding sequence ATGGAATCTCAAAAATCTCAAAGTATTGCCCGTCGGGGTTCAGTGCAGATTAAGAACTCTAACGGCAGCCTCCAATTAGTTTTTTCTCATCCTATTGTTACGCCGACGGGAGAGCTAAAAACCAAGCGTTTCTACCTTTCGACAAGGCACTACGATACAACTTTAGGAAGACATCAAGCATCGACTTTAGCGGCAACAATTCAGAGGGATATTGACTATGGAGAGTTTGATGCCAGTTTAGCTAAGTACAAACCAGCAGCTTCATTAAGCACCGTTAGCCCAATTACGCCAATTAGTCCTTCAGCTACGCCCCAATATGACTTGGGAGAATTATGGGAAAAATACGCTGAGTTTAAAAAACCACAGGTTAGTCCTTCTACTTATGCGGTTGACTACCGCAAGTATCGCAATCACATTGCTAAGTTACCAACTAAAACTTTAGATGATGCGATCGCAATTCGAGACTATTTACTTGCAAATCTCAGTGCTAATGCCGCCAAACGTACTTTGACAAATATAAATGCTTGCTGTGATTGGGCACTCAAGAGTCAGCTAATTGAATCAAATCCCTTTCAAAATATGGCAAAAGACATTCAGATGCCGAAGTCAGAATCAGCAGAATATGAAATTAATCCCTTTACTAAGGAAGAACGGGATAGCATAATTCAAGCATTTGAGGAGAGCAAACTCTACAACTACTATGCTCCTTTAGTAAAATTATTATTTTTTACTGGGTGCAGACCATCAGAAGCGATCGCTCTACAATGGAAGCATATCAGTGATAGATACATTACCTTTGAGCAAGCAATTACCATCAGTACTAAAGGGTTAGCTCTCAAAGATGGATTAAAAACCCAAAGCCAAAGACGTTTTCCGATTAATAATCAGCAACGTGAAATTTTAGACTCTATCAAACCTGAGAACTGTAACCCAGATGATTTTATCTTTAGAAGCAAGAAAGGCGGCATAGTAGACTTTGGAGATTTTCTCAATCATGCCTGGAAAGGTTACAAAAATCATCGTGGTACACATATAGATGGGATCGTAACTCAACTTGTAAAACAAGGTGTAGTAAGCGAATATCGCAAACCTTACCAATGCAGACACACTTTTATTACTCTTTGCCTGGAAGCTGATATTGATGCGAAGGATGTAGGAAGGTGGGTTGGTAACTCTCCAGAAATTATTTACAAGCATTACGCAGGTAATAAACGTAACCTACAAGTGCCAGAATTATAA
- a CDS encoding DUF1838 domain-containing protein encodes MVAQIQELEAQHWVKTRSSLDPSESTFLIWKGKIYAFIPGEKRQLLFKIMGLSVSRCIPTAEGSWDFTSRELTYYLNPKTDEVLSKWENPWTGETVPVIHVANNPVQGKFEGNFPGQVDGDSTTFVFDIFPYYPNPLADDRKFAEYSPNPIYQAAELFKLTVPTADLFNPALSSVSELKLSWDRIGQWLPWMKMGDRPGQLIYSAVGSKVNGLTELPPLLQDEINNRIPLYKQAPKELIDGEDMTSWLYFQKHFPAYLAGEIFPLPQAEEL; translated from the coding sequence ATGGTTGCCCAAATCCAAGAACTTGAAGCGCAGCACTGGGTTAAAACTCGTTCTTCCCTCGACCCTAGCGAATCGACTTTCCTGATTTGGAAAGGTAAAATTTATGCCTTTATCCCCGGCGAAAAAAGACAACTTCTGTTTAAGATCATGGGATTGAGCGTTAGCAGGTGTATTCCCACAGCAGAAGGTAGCTGGGATTTTACTTCTAGGGAACTAACTTACTACCTCAACCCAAAAACAGATGAAGTCTTATCCAAATGGGAGAATCCTTGGACAGGCGAGACAGTTCCGGTGATTCACGTTGCCAATAATCCAGTGCAAGGAAAGTTTGAGGGAAATTTCCCCGGACAAGTAGATGGTGACAGCACAACCTTCGTTTTTGATATATTTCCCTATTACCCCAATCCCCTAGCAGACGATCGCAAATTTGCCGAATATAGCCCTAATCCAATTTATCAGGCGGCGGAATTGTTTAAATTAACAGTGCCAACCGCAGATTTATTCAACCCAGCCCTTTCCTCAGTTTCCGAACTCAAACTGAGTTGGGATCGGATTGGTCAATGGCTTCCCTGGATGAAAATGGGCGATCGCCCCGGTCAACTGATCTATAGTGCTGTAGGTAGCAAAGTCAATGGTTTAACAGAACTACCCCCACTGCTGCAAGACGAAATTAATAACCGTATTCCTCTATATAAACAAGCCCCAAAAGAATTGATAGATGGAGAAGATATGACTTCCTGGTTATACTTCCAAAAGCATTTTCCAGCTTACTTGGCTGGTGAAATCTTTCCGCTTCCCCAAGCGGAAGAATTATAA
- the glsA gene encoding glutaminase A, protein MSLMTNQGDLEIEPSPLLAVLNDLHSQYKSLREGAVAKYIPELAKANPDSFSICIVTVDGQVYNVGDYEQLFTIQSISKVFAYGLALEDHGRDYVLTRVGVEPTGDAFNAIILDEQSKRPYNPMVNAGAIATTSLIKGSGPTERLNRVLDMFRRYIGRDVFVDISVFTSERSTGHRNRAMAHLMLNFGMIDRNIEEALDLYFQQCAVMVNCQDLAVMAATLANRGINPITKERAVDKRYIKDILSVMYTCGMYNFAGEWAYKIGFPAKSGVTGGIMAVVPNKMGIGVFSPLLDVRGNSVRGVKVCEELSQRLGLHLFDCSGEE, encoded by the coding sequence ATCAGCCTAATGACAAATCAAGGAGATTTAGAAATAGAACCATCGCCATTATTAGCTGTTCTCAACGATTTGCATTCCCAGTACAAGTCGCTGCGGGAAGGTGCAGTAGCGAAATACATTCCCGAACTGGCAAAGGCAAACCCGGACTCGTTCAGCATTTGTATTGTGACAGTAGATGGTCAGGTTTACAACGTTGGGGACTACGAGCAACTTTTTACGATTCAGTCAATTTCCAAGGTGTTTGCTTATGGACTGGCCTTAGAAGATCATGGACGGGATTATGTTTTGACTAGAGTTGGTGTGGAACCGACGGGGGATGCATTCAACGCGATTATTTTGGATGAGCAATCGAAGCGACCTTATAATCCAATGGTAAATGCTGGAGCGATCGCAACCACTAGCTTAATTAAAGGTTCCGGCCCCACCGAACGCCTCAACCGAGTGCTAGATATGTTTCGGCGATATATTGGCCGGGACGTATTCGTTGACATTTCAGTTTTTACCTCAGAACGGAGTACAGGCCATCGGAACCGCGCAATGGCGCATCTAATGCTTAACTTTGGCATGATTGACCGGAACATTGAAGAGGCGCTGGATCTTTATTTCCAGCAGTGTGCTGTGATGGTGAATTGTCAAGACTTAGCAGTGATGGCGGCCACGCTTGCCAACAGAGGTATTAATCCCATCACCAAAGAACGGGCGGTAGATAAGCGTTACATCAAAGATATTCTGAGTGTTATGTATACCTGTGGGATGTATAACTTTGCAGGTGAGTGGGCTTACAAAATTGGGTTTCCGGCGAAAAGCGGTGTTACTGGCGGGATTATGGCAGTTGTACCCAATAAGATGGGCATTGGAGTTTTTTCGCCCCTGTTGGATGTGCGTGGTAATAGTGTGCGGGGGGTAAAAGTGTGTGAAGAACTTTCCCAACGGTTAGGTTTACATCTATTTGATTGTTCAGGTGAAGAGTGA